The genome window CGGTGACTTCCGGCACTTCGGCCAGAGCCTCATCTTTGCCGGCGGTCCAGTGCAAAGCGAAAGGCACCGGGTGCAACCGCAGTTCCTGGACTTCAATCATCCGCACGGAATATTCCTGGTGGGCGCCACTGGGCTCGAACCAGTGACCTCGGCCGTGTGAGGACCGCGCTCTAACCAACTGAGCTAGGCGCCCCAAAACCTACAACAGTATAGGCTATCAGCCGTCAGCAATCAGCTTTCCGCCGCGACGGGCAAGCTGAAGGCTGATCGCTGATCGCTGGGTGTCCTTAGTAGCCGAGAAGGACGATGACGAAGGTGTAGAGCGCCAGCGACTCAATCATGACAATACCGAAGATGAGGGCAAAGCGCACGTGGGCAATGGCGCCGGGATTGCGGGCCGCGCCTTCAGCGGCGCCTTTGGTCGCCATGCCCTGGCCGATGCCGCAGATGCCGGAGGCAATGCCCATGCCGACGGCGCCGAGCTTAATGGCCGAAGAACCGGCAGCGCCGCCTTGCGCGAGCAGGGGCTGGGCGGCAAACAAAATGGCACTGAGAGTGGCAAAAAGGTACATCAATTTAGTACGCATGAGAGCTCCTTGTTTGAACGGCAATGAAATTCCCCACTGGAGGTGGTTCCCGTAGGCGCGGGGGCGTTACGGTCTCACGCGGCGGGGTGCTGCGGGACGGGCATGGCCTAGTGCTCCTCGGCGGTGGCGCCGGAGAGATAGACCATCGCCAAAACCATGAAGATGTAGGCCTGCAAGATGGCGATGAAGACGTGCAGGCCCATGAAGGCGATGCCGGCGATGGGCAGCAGCGCCAGAAAGATAGTGGTGATCATCTCGCCCGCGAACATGTTGGCGAAGAGACGAACGCTGAGGGAGAGGATGCGGGCGAAGCTGCTGATGATTTCGAGCGGCACCATGAGTGGGGCCAGAAAGATCATGGGCCCGGCGAAGGACTTGGCGTACTTCACGATGCCGAGCTTTTTCAAGCCGACGGCGTGGAAGTAGACAAACGTGGCGAGAGCCAGACCGAGCGTGGTTTCGATGCCGGCGGTGGGCGAATCGAGACTGGGTACCAGGCCCATCAGATTGCCGATCAGGATGAAGAAGAACAAGGTGAACAGGAAGGGTAGAAAGCGCTTGCCGCCATGGCCGATGACTTCTTCGCCGTGATCGCCGATGGCGTTCCAGCTCAGCTCGACCGATTGCTGGATGGCGCCGGGACGCTCGACAGAAAGGCGGCTGCGCACGAGGGTGGCGATAATAACCAGAATCAGGGCGGTCAGGACTTCGAGGGCGAAGGTATTGGTAATGGGCGCGGCAGGATAGAGGACGGGAATGCCGAGGAGGTGGAACAGACCGTCGACCGGCGCCGCGAAGAGGGCGTTCAGGATGTGGGTGAACCAGATTTGTTCAGGCATGCTAAACGGTCACAGTCAAAGTTTCTATTCGGAAGCCTGGGGTGCGGCCAAGAGCCGCAGTCCCTCCAGCAGCGCGGCCGCGGGAACGACAAACAAGCCTCCCAGAACCGGCGGCAGAGGCACCAAACGACTGATTAGTATAGCGTAAACGCAGAGGCCGAGCAACGCGAAGCGGACCAGAAACATCACCGCGCCGCGGTACATGGGCCGCGTCATTTGCTGCCCGGCGGCGGCGGCGAGGAGCGCATTGGCGCCCGAGCGCAGCCAGACGTAATTCAGGATGCTGAACACCGCGCCTACGAGCACGCCACTGCCGGCGGCAGCGCCACGCCAACCGCCGACGGCCACCGCGGCCACGAGGGCGAGGGCGATGGCGCCGTAGAAGATGCGCCCTTCGGGGGTCGAGGTGTCGAGAGGCATGGCTCTCTTCCATCCTATACCGGCCTATACCCGCTGTGACTTACTTGGCCGGTGGCGGACCGCCGTTGCCGCTGTTGCGGCGCATTATAGGCTCGCCATAGGCTCGCCGGCGGGCTAGATGTCGTAGTAGAGGGCGAACTCGTAGGGGTGAGGACGGAGGCGGACGGCGTCGACTTCGTTTTTGCGCTTGTAGTCGATCCAGGTGTGGATGACCTCTTCGGTGAAGACGTCGCCTTTGAGGAGGAACTCGTGGTCGGCTTCAAGGGCGTCGAGGGCGGCATCGAGGGAGGCGGGGAGCGAAGGCACATCTTTGAGCTCTTCCGGTTTGAGGTCGTAGATGTCGCGGTCGAGCGGCTCGCCGGGATCGGTGCGGTTCTCGATGCCGTCGAGGCCAGCCAGCAGCAGCGCCGAGAAACAGAGATAGGGGTTGGCCGAGGGATCGGGCGGGCGGAACTCGACGCGCTTGGCCTTGGGCGAGGACGAGTACATGGGAATGCGGCAGGCGGCGGAGCGATTGCGGCGCGAGTAGGCGAGGTTCACTGGGGCCTCGTAGCCGGGGACGAGGCGCTTATAGCTATTGGTGGTGGGCGCCATGAGGGCGGCAAGGGCGGGGGCGTGCTGCAGCAGGCCGCCGATATAGTTGAGCGCCATGGGTGCGAGGCCGGCGTAGCCGTCGCCAGCGAAGAGCGGCTTGCCTGACTTCCACAGCGACTGGTGGACATGCATGCCGCTGCCGTTGTCGCCAAAGATAGGCTTGGGCATGAAGGTCACGGTCTTGCCGTACTCGTTGGCGACGTTGCGGACGATGTACTTGTACTGCATCATGTGGTCGGCGCTCTTCAGCAAGGTGTCAAAGCGGAGGTCGATTTCGGCCTGGCCGGCGGTGGCGACTTCGTGGTGGTGGCACTCGACGTGGAGGCCGGCGGCCTGGAGGCGCATCACCATCTCGGTGCGCAGGTCCTGGTAGTGGTCGGTGGGTGGGACGGGAAAATAACCTTCTTTGACGCGCGGGCGATAGCCGAGATTGTCGGCCTCGCGGCCGGAGTTCCAGCGGCCCTCCTCGGCGTCAATGAAGTAGAAGCCGTGCTGCTCGCGCTGATCGAAGCGGACATTGTCGAAGATGAAAAACTCGGCTTCGGCGCCAAAGAAAGCCTCGTCGGCAAGGCCGGTCGAGAGCAGGTAGGCTTCCGCTTTTTGTGCGATGTAGCGGGGGTCTTTTTCGTAATGCTGGCGGGTGAGCGGGTCGCTAATGCTGCCGATCAGCACCAGCGTGGCTTCGGTGCAGAAGGGATCCAGCATGAACCAGGACGCGTCGGGGGTAAGGAGCATATCGCTCTCATGGATGGCGGCCCAGCCGCGGATGCTGGAGCCATCCATGCCGAAGCCATCCTCGAAGCTGGCCTCGCTGAGCTGGACGATGGGGAAGGTAATGTGATGCCACAGGCCCGGGAGGTCGGTGAAGCGGATGTCGACCATCTTGACGTCGTTCTTTTTGGCGAAATCGAGGATCTCTTTGGGCGTGGGCACGGGCGTCTCCTTTGGGGATAAAATACTTGGTCATCGTAAGCGGCCTGACGCGGCGGGCGCCAATCGATTCTTTTTATAGCGGCTATGGATTTTGACCAGCTTCATGCGTTTCTTGAAGTCGCACGGCTCAACTCATTCAGCCGCGCCGCCATGAGCTGCTTCCGAACGCAGCCGGCGATCAGCGCGCAGATTCGGCTGCTGGAAGACGAGCTGGGCGAACGGCTGTTCGACCGCAGCGGCGGCCGGGTGGCGCTGACCGAAGCCGGCCGGGTGTGGCAGGACTTTGCCCAGCGGCTGGTGGCCTTGCGGCAGGAGGGGCGGCGGGCGCTGGCGGATCTGGCGCAGAGCCCGCGGGGCGAATTGCGGATTGCGGCCAACGAGGGCAGTTGCCTGCACGTGCTGCCGGAGGTGTTTGCGGCATTCAAGCGGCAACATCCAGCGGTGGCGGTGCATATCCGGCGCGGGGAGCACAACGACATTCTGGAGGACGTGCTGGAGCTCCGGGCGGACTTTGGCGTGGTTTCCCTGCCGGTGCGGGATGCACGGCTCAAGGTCGTACCCTTGCAACGGGATGAGATCGTGGCGGTGGTGGCGCCGGGACACCGACTCGTGCGGAGCGGGACGGTAGACGCCGGAGAGCTGACAGGAGAGCCGCTGCTGTTGCCGCGCTCAGGACAGACGCGGGAGGCGATTGAGCAACTGCTGGCACCGTTGGGGCCGATGCAGATTTCGATGGAGTTGGACTCGACCGAGCTGCTGAAAGGGTTTGCCGCAGCGGGGTTGGGGGTGGCCTTTGTAGCGCGGTCGTTGGCGGCGGCCGAAGAACGGGCAGGAGAGTTGGTACTGATGGAAATTGCCGGGCGCAAGCTCTACCGCGAGCTGGGGCTGATTTTTCGGCGTGATCGTGCCTTGGGGCGGGCAGCCTTGGCGTTCATTGAGATCGCGGTCAGCGGTAGAGGCCGGCAATAACGTCGCGGTAGTTGGCCTCCACGGCGCGGCGGCGGACCTTGATGGTGGGCGTGAGCTCGCCACTTTCGATGGTGAAGTCGGAGGGGATGAGGGCGAACTTCTTGATGGTCTCGAAACGGGCCAGGGTGGCGTTGACGCGCTCGACTTCGGTGGAGAATACGGCACGAACGGAATCACTGGTGCAGGCGGCGGGGTGGTCGGCGCAGGCGATGTTTTGCGCTTCGAGGGCGGGCCAATTGGGCACGAGCAGGGCCACGGCGTAGTTGTGACCGTCGCCGATGACGACGGCTTCGGCGATCAGGCCGGAGGCTTTGAGTTTCGCCTCGATGGGTTGCGGGGCGATGAATTTGCCGCCGGAAGTCTTGAGCAAGTCCTTCTTGCGGTCGGTGAGGTAGAGAAAGCCGTCGGCATCGAGACGACCGACATCGCCGGTGTGGAACCAGCCGTCCTGGAGGGCGGCGGCGGTTTCTTCACGCAGATGGTAGTAGCCGGCAAACACGGCGGGGCCGCGCACCAGAATTTCGCCGTCGGGGGCGATTTTGACCTCGACGTTCTCCAACGGACGGCCGACGGAGCCCAGGCGGCGGCCGCCGGGGCGGCTGAGGGCGATGACGGGCGAGGTCTCGCTCAGGCCGTAGCCTTCATCCACCATGACGCCGAGCGCGAGCAGCAAGCGCGCAACCGCAGGCGCAAGGGCGGCGCCGCCGCTGATGATTTTGCTCAGGTGGCCACCGAGCTTGGCGCGCAGCTTGCGGCCAGCTACACGGTCGGCCAGCGCCGCCCGCAAGCGGAGCCAGGCGGGGGCGGTGCGACCTTCGAGGCGATAGGGGATCATGGCCTCGCCCGTTTTTACGGCCCAACGGAACAGGAATTGCGCCAGGGCGGATTTTTGGGCAACTTGCGCCTGGACGGCGTCAGCAACTTTTTCGTACAGGCGTGGCACGGAGACCAGCGCCGTGGGTTGCAACTCGCGCAGATAGTCGGGCACGCGGTCGAGGCTTTCGGCGAAGTACATTTCCCCGCCGTAGAGCATATCGACGTAGGCCATGTGCCGTTCGGTGATATGCGACAGGGGCAGGATCGACAGCCTCCGTTCGTCGTGACCGTAGTCGAAATCCAGGGTCGAGTAATTCAGGTTGGCGCACAGGTTGGCATGGGTGAGCAGAACGCCTTTGGGGGAGCCGGTGGTGCCGGAGGTATAGAGCAGAGTGGCGGGCTGCTCCGGCGGGGTGGTGCGCAGGCGGCCGGCGAAAGCGGCGGCGGAGTCGCCGGGTTCGTGCGCGAGCAGTTCAGTCCAGGTGGCTCGCCACTTTTTGCCCTGGTCGCTCCCGTTGGTCGCTTGGAGTGCGGCCTTCGACTCCCGGCAGGGTCCGCCCGCTGGCGCTCCGGGCTCCTCCAAACTGCCGCCATCGGAATCGGCGAAGCAGCAAATCCAGCGCAAGGCCGGCAGTGCGGATTGTTGGGCGTGGATTTTGGCGGCTTGGGCGGGAGTGGAGACGAAGGCGCCGACGGCGGCGCAATCGTTGAGGATGAAGGCGACTTGCTCGGCGGTCAGAGTGGGATAGATGGGAACGTCGATGACTCCGGCAGCGAGGCAGGCAAAGTCGGCGAGCAGCCATTCCGGGCTGCTCTCGGCGAGGATCGCGACGCGCTCTCCGGGCGCCGCACCCAAGCGCAGCCGCAGACCGGCTTCGAGGGCGCGGACTTGCGCGTAGAAGACCGCGGAATCGAGACCCTGCCAGCAGCCGTGGCGCTTGGCGAAGCGGCGCAACGGGATGCGGCCCTCGCCATGCCAGAGCAAGAGCTCGTTCAGAGTGCACAGACCCGGGGAGTGGCTCGCCACTTTTTGCCCTGGTCGCTCCCGTTGGTCGCTTGGAGTGCGGGCTTCGATTCCCGGCAGGGTCCGCCCGCTGGCCTTCCGGGATCCTCCAAGCTGCCGCCAAGGTGCTTTTATCAACGCACGCGCTGCCATGAATTGAGTGTAAACGGAGGCGCGGCCGCGCGGCTCTGCGACGCCCTCCGCTGGGTTGGGATCGCTGGCACAGCCAGGGCAGTCACGGCGGCGGTGCCCGATGCTGCTGCAAAATTACCGCTGATCGCGCTACCATAACGGATGTGAAAACCAATGCTGCGGAAAGGATTGCGCCCGCCAAGGGCAAGCTGGGAGTGCTCATTCCCGGGCTGGGCGCGGTCAGCACGACCTTTATTGCCGGGGTGGAGGCGGTGCGGCACGGTCACGCCAAGCCCATCGGCTCGCTCACCCAGATGGGGACCATTCGGCTGGGCAAACGGACCGATAAGCGCACGCCGTTGATCAAGGAATTCCTGCCTCTGGCGGGGTTGGACCAATTGGTGTTTGGCGGCTGGGATATCTACAACGACAACTGTTTTCAGGCGGCGAGCCACGCCAAGGTGCTGGATAAGGATCTGCTGCAGCAAGTGAAGCCGCTGCTGGCCTCCATCCGGCCGATGCCGGCGGTGTTTGACAAGAACTTCGTCAAGCGGCTGGATGGGCCGAATGTGAAAACGGGCGCCAATAAACTGGCGTTGGCGGAGATGCTGCGCGAGGATATCCGCAACTTCAAGGCCAAAAACGCCTGCGACCGGCTGGTGATGATCTGGTGCGCCTCGACGGAGGCCTATCGCGCACCCGGCCCGGTGCATGCCACACTGGAAGCGTTTGAAGCGGGGCTCAAGGCAAACCATCCCGACATTGCCCCGAGCATGATCTACGCCTACGCCGCGCTGCAGGAAGGCGTGCCCTTTGCCAACGGAGCGCCCAACCTGACGACCGACACGGGCGCGCTGCTGGAGCTGTCGAAGCGGATGCAAGCGCCGATTTGCGGCAAGGACTTTAAGACCGGCCAGACGCTGATGAAAACCATTCTGGCGCCCGGGCTGAAGGCGCGCATGCTGGGCCTGCACGGCTGGTTTTCGACCAACATCCTGGGCAACCGCGACGGCGAAGTGCTCGATGATCCGGAGTCGTTCAAGACCAAGGAGGAGTCGAAGCTGTCGGTGCTCAACCACATCCTGCAGCCGGATTTGTATCCGGACCTGTACAAGGATTTTTACCACAAGGTGCGGATCAACTATTACCCGCCACGTGGTGATAACAAAGAAGGTTGGGACAATATCGATATTTTCGGATGGCTGGGCTATCCGATGCAGATCAAGGTTGACTTTTTGTGCCGGGACTCGATTCTAGCGGCACCGGTGGCACTCGATCTGGTGCTGCTGATGGATCTGGCGCAGCGGACGCCTTCGTTGCGGGGCATTGGCATTCAGGAGTGGCTGTCGTTCTACTTCAAGAGCCCAATCACGCCGCCGGGGCTGTACCCGGAGCACGACCTGTTCATTCAGTCGATGAAGATGAAGAACACCATGCGGCACATCAAGGGCGAAGAGATGATCACCCACCTGGGGCTGGAGTATTACGACTAAGGGCTCGCGCCCGTGCGCACACAGGTAACACAAGTGTTACAACGGTTGCATGGATACCACAATCCGCAACCTGGACGCGAAGCTGTACCGCCGGTTCCGCGCACGAGCCACCGCAGAAGGTAAAACCGTGGGGGCGCTCGTCAACGATGCGTGGCTCGCCACTTTTTGCCCTAGTCGCTCCCGTTGGTCGCTTGGAGTACGGGCTTCGATTCCCGGCAGGGTCCGCCCGCTGGCGCTCCGGGTTCCTGCAAGCTGCCGCTTTTGTTAGGTGTGGGCAAGCGTCAAGCTGGAGGGCGCAACCATAGCAGAGGCTCCTCGAAGGAGCAGGAGCCGAAACCAAGAAAGAAACGGCGGCCGGCTTCGATGCTTGACAGGGGCCAGGGGTCGGGGGTCAGGGACCAGGGGTCGGCGGCCGCGAGCAGCTCGGCGGCGCGGGCGGGGTCGGCGCCACTTGCGAGGGCGGTGGCGGCGAGGGCCAGATTGAGGAAGCCGTACATGAGGGCCTGCGGGGCATCTGGCTCATAGGTCAGGGGATAGGAGCCGCAGAATGGGTGGTGCAAGCCGGCGGTGGCTTTGAAGCTGATGCCGAGGTCGTGGCAGGTGGTCAGGAAATGCAGCACCAGCTCGAGGCTGGGGATGGCTTCGGCGACGACGCCGCCGGTGCGGAGCTTGGCATGGACGCCGGCGCGCTGCACGGCTTCGGCGGTAGAGCGGAATTCCGGAGCAGCGGGGTTGAGCTCACAGAAGCATTCCAGGCCGCGATGAGCCGCCACGCGCGTGGCAACCGCGTGGGCATCGGGGGTTTTGGCTTCGATGGCTTCGACGCGGAGGCGGCCGTAATAGTCCTGATTGAAACGGGCGATCGCCGCGGCTTCTTCGTAGGGCTCGCCCGAGCCTGCGGCGGCGATGCGCCAGGGATCGCCGCCGTGGCCGCGGGCAATCGCCAGCTCCTGCAGGCGGCCGACGGGGCAGATGAAACGGTTCAGCGCCCAGCGATCTTCGCTCGCCAGGTAGCGGCGGTAGTTCCCTGCCGCCTGCGCCATGTCGAGCGAGGCCGGGGGAAACAGGCCTGCGTAGTCGATGGCTCCGGCGAGCAGGGCGCGTTGCGAGTCGATCATAGGCCGCCGGTAAGCGGGTGCGCGCCGCTGTCTTCGACCCAGGAGCGGTAGTAATCGGTGTCTTCGATGGCGAGGGCGGGTGCGGCGACTTGTAGCGGGCGGAAGGTATCCATCATGACGGCGAGTTCGTTGGTTTTAGGCTTGCCGAGGGAGTCTTCGGTACGGCCGGGATGAGGGCCGTGGGGGATGCCATCCGGATGCAGGGTAACGGAGCCGTATTCGATGCCTTTGCGACTCATGAACTCGGCGTTGGCGTAGTAGAGCACCTCGTCAGACATGACGTTGGAGTGGTTGTAGGGCGCGGGAACGCCCTGGGCGTCGAAGTCGAACGGGCGCGGGCAGAAGGAGCAGACGACAAAGCCATCGCCTTCGAAGGTCTGATGCACCGGAGGCGGCAGATGGAAGCGGCCGACGCGGGGTTCGAAGTCAGCGATGTTGAAGGCGTAGGGGTAGTAGTAGCCGTCCCAGCCGACCACGTCAAGGGGGTGGTGATCGAGCGTGACTTCCTGGATCTGATCGCCCTTCTTGATGACCATTCGGAATTCGCCCGCTTCATTGTGCACGGGCAGCTCGGAGGGCGCGCGGAAATCACGTTCGCAATAGGGGGCTGACTCCAGCAGTTGGCCGAATTCGTTGCGGTAGCGTTTGGGGGTGCGGATGTAGCCGGCGCTTTCAAACACCACGGCACGAAGTTCGCCCGAGAAGACGAAGCGGTGCAGGATGCCGCGCGGAATGAGGACGTAATCGCCGCGGCGGACGGGAATCGAACCCAGGAGTGACTCCAGCGTGCCTTCGCCTTCGCTCAGATAGACCAACTCGTCGGCGGAGGCATTGCGGTAATAGAACGAGTCGGGGCGGGTGGCGCGGACGACGCTCATGGCCACGTCGGCATTGAACAGCAGCGGCCGGCGGTCGAGGGTGGGACTGGCGGCCAGAGCGAGCTGGCCCGTCTTGAAATGGCGATGGCGGAAGGTGGGATCGGTGTCGGCCTCCAGCGCCTGGGTGAGCAGATGGCGAATGGCGGTGACGCGGGTGGGCGCGTGGAGGTGATAGAGCAGCGAAGAGGGACCGGTAAAGCCGTGGTTGCCGATGAGTTCTTCCGGGTGCAGCGAGCCATCCGCCTGGCGGAAGATGCTATGGCGTTTGGCGGGCAACTGCCCTAAACGATGGTAAACGGGCATGGAGAGGCGGCTCGCTTCCTAGAGATTACCGCGCACGGCCTGCTCGCGCTCGATGGCCTCGAACAGGGCCCGGAAGTTGCCCTTGCCGAAGCCGCGGCAGCCGTGGCGGTCAATGATTTCAAAAAACAGCGTAGGGCGGTCTTCGACGGGCTTGGAGAAAATTTGCAGCAGGTAGCCGTCCTGGTCGCGGTCGACGAGCACGCCGAGTTTCTGGATTTCGTGCATGGACTGGTCGATTTTGCCGACGCGGGCGGGCAGCAGCTCGTAATAAGCGTCGGGCACGCGCAGGAACTCCACGCCATCGCGCGCGAGGGCGGTCACGCTGGAGAGGATGTCGCGGGTTTGGAGCGCAATGTGCTGCACGCCGGGACCGCCATACCACTCGAGGAACTCGTCGATCTGGCTCTTTTTGCGGCCGGGCGCGGGCTCATTGATGGGGAATTTGATGGACTCGGACTCGTCGGCCATGACGATGCTCATGAGGGCGCTGTAATCGGTCGAGATGTCTTTGTCGTCGAAGCTGATGAAACGCTTGAAGCCGAGGACGTTGCTGTACCAGTCGGCCCACAGGTTCATCTCGCCCAGTCCGACGTTGCCCACCACGTGATCGATGCGCAGGATACCTTTGCCTTCCGCCTTGATTTCGGCGCGCTTGTAGCCGGGCAGGAAGGGGCCGGAGTAGCCATTGCGCGAGATGAAGGAATGCAGCGTCTCGCCGTAGGTGTGAATGGCGGCGTGGCGGACGACGCCCAGGTCATCTTCCCAGTCATGGGGCTCGATGGCCGGTTTGGCGCCGCGGGCAACGGCGGCGACAAAGGCAGCGTCAGCATCATCCACTTCGAAAGCCACGTCGTGGACGCCGTCACCATGCTGGCGGATGTGCTCGGCTACCGGGCTGTCCGGTGTAAGCGGAGTGGTGAGCAGGAACCGCGCCCGGCCCTGTTCGAGCACGTAACCGGAAAGCTTGCGATTTCCGGTCTCCAGGCCGGTATAGGCGGTCTGCGAAAACCCAAGCGCATTGCGGTAATAGAACGAGGCCTGCTTGGCGTTGCCGACCCAGAACTCGATGTGATGCACGCGCTTCAGCTTCAACGGGTTGTCCGGCATGGTGGACTCCTTCCCTAGTCATTTTACTCATACCTGTGGCGGGCAGCAGCTACGCTCATGCAACAGGCCCGCGCGTCCACGCTTCTCCTAGGTCCAATGGCTGAAAACCGAGGAGTTCTTATGCCCCAGCAACAATTCCGCAGTGTTGTTTCCGCGCTGGCCACAGCGCTGGTGCTCATGACCTGCGGCGCAGTCGCCCGCGCCCAATCAAGCCGGTCGCAGGATGTACAGCGCATCCAGAACGCGACGGCAATATTCCGCTCCGCTTTTGAGGGTGCGGGCGCGCAGATCCCAAAAGACATTCTGCGGAATGGCCAGTGCGTGATGATCATTCCGGGCTACAAAACGCTGGCGCTCGGCTTGGGCGGCACATATGGGAAAGGCATCGCCATGTGCCGCAACACGTCCACGCCGCCGGGCGCCCAACCGAAGCAACCGGCGGCGGCAACGACGGGCATGAAGGGCTGGAGCGCGCCGATCTTCGTTGCCATCGGCGGCGCCAGCCTGGGGCCGCAGATCGGAGTGGAATCGGCGGACCTGCTGATTGTCTTCAAGGATCGGCACGGGATGGAGAGCATGCTCAACAATAAGGTGCGGCTGGGGGTATCGGCCGCCGCTGCCGCCGGACCCATCGGGCGGCGCGTGGAAGCAGCCACGGATGCGGCCATGCGTTCCCAGGTAATCGCCTATGCGCGCAGCCGGGGCATTTTCGCGGGCGTCAACGTCAACGGCGCGATTGTGCAGCCGGATGAGAGTGGCAACCGCGCCATGTACCCGCATCAGTACTGGCAGGACGTGCTGGAGGGCAAGATCAAACCGGCTGCGGAATCCACTCACCTGATCGCCGAACTGAACGGTTCGCCATACACCAACCCCGCCCTGCGGACTCCGGCCTCAGCGGCGGGCGTACCCGCGGGACGCATGGGGGTGTCGCCCACCATGACCATTGGGCCAGGCACGCAAGCGCCGATGCCGTATCAGATCGGATTTGGCTATGAGCACATCACCGGTTCCATGGGTCTCAATGGCTGGGATCTGCGGGCCGGCTGGCGTCCGCTGCTGCATGAGGCTGCCGGACTGAGTTTGATTGCCGATGTCGGCCGCGCCTCGGGCTCGCAAGCTTTGCTGGCGACGAGCGTCAAGAGTACAGAATGGACGTTTCTGTTCGGACCCGAATTTGGAATGCCACACCGGGTGTTCGATCCCTACGCCAATGCATTATTTGGCTACGCGCATTTGTCGCAGGACACGTTGTCGCCGAACGCCTCGAGTTCGGCAGGATTTTCGACGTTCGCGTGGCAGTTGGGTGCGGGACTGAAGCTGAACATCACGCGCTGGGCATCGATCCGGCTGATCGAGGTGGATCTGCTGCATACCTCGTTCGCCTCCAGCGGAGCGAGTCATGCGCGCATCATTTTAGGCGGGACGCTCAATTTTTAGTTCACAGTTGTCAGTTATCAGTAAACGCTCGTCAGGACGGGCACCCCGAGGGCGCGGCCGCAGAACTGAGAACTGACGACTGAGAACTGATAACTTGGTTTCATGGCCCTCAGGTTTGCGCTAGCGCTGCATGCGCATCAGCCGGTGGACAATTTCGACGAGGTGATCGAGGAGGCGTACCGCTCTTCCTACCTGCCGTTTATCAAGGCTGCGGGCGAGCGGGAGTGGCTGAAACTGAACCTGCACTTTTCTGGCTTTCTGCTGGACTGGCTGGCGGAGCGTCATCCGGAATACATCGCGCTTTTGCGCGGCCTGGTGGAGATGGGGCGGCTGGAAATGCTGGGCGGGGGGTATTACGAGCCGATTCTGGCGGCGATTCCGGCAGCGGACCAGCAGGAGCAAATACGGCGGCTGAACGCAGCCCTGCAGCGGCATTTTCATGTCCGGCCGCAGGGGGCCTGGCTGGCGGAGCGGGTATGGGAGCCGGATCTGCCGGCAGTGCTGGCGCAGGCGGGAATGCACTACGTGCTGCTCGACGATGGCCACCTGCAGCAGGCAGGCTTGCAGGCCGACGGCCTGCATGGCTACTGGCTCACCGAGGCACAGGGCGCTACGGTAGCAGTGATCCCCTCGAATTATTTTCTGCGGCAGGCGCTGCCGTTCCGGCCGGAGCCGGAAGGGCTGGCATTTTTGGCGGCGGCAGCGGAACGGCAGCCGGAGAGTCTGCTGACCATGGGGGATGACCTGGAAAAGTTCGGGAGTTGGCCGCATACGGCGCAGCATGTGTATGCGGACGGCTGGCTGCAACGGTTCCTGGACGGCCTCGAAAGCATGCAGACCCAGGTCGAAACCGTGCGGCTGAGCGGCTACCTCGAGACACATCCGGCGCGCGGTCTGGTTTACATTCCTTCGGCGTCGTACCCGGAGATGATGCGCTGGGCAGGCAGCCATAGCTGGCGCGGGTTTCTGACCAAATATCCCGAGGCCAATCTGCTGCACAAAACGCAGCAGGATTTACACCGGCGGCTGACAGGCTATCGTGGCAGTGCCGAGGGGGCTGGCACGGCGCGAACGCACCTGCTCGCCGCA of Acidobacteriota bacterium contains these proteins:
- a CDS encoding homogentisate 1,2-dioxygenase, encoding MPVYHRLGQLPAKRHSIFRQADGSLHPEELIGNHGFTGPSSLLYHLHAPTRVTAIRHLLTQALEADTDPTFRHRHFKTGQLALAASPTLDRRPLLFNADVAMSVVRATRPDSFYYRNASADELVYLSEGEGTLESLLGSIPVRRGDYVLIPRGILHRFVFSGELRAVVFESAGYIRTPKRYRNEFGQLLESAPYCERDFRAPSELPVHNEAGEFRMVIKKGDQIQEVTLDHHPLDVVGWDGYYYPYAFNIADFEPRVGRFHLPPPVHQTFEGDGFVVCSFCPRPFDFDAQGVPAPYNHSNVMSDEVLYYANAEFMSRKGIEYGSVTLHPDGIPHGPHPGRTEDSLGKPKTNELAVMMDTFRPLQVAAPALAIEDTDYYRSWVEDSGAHPLTGGL
- the hppD gene encoding 4-hydroxyphenylpyruvate dioxygenase; the encoded protein is MPDNPLKLKRVHHIEFWVGNAKQASFYYRNALGFSQTAYTGLETGNRKLSGYVLEQGRARFLLTTPLTPDSPVAEHIRQHGDGVHDVAFEVDDADAAFVAAVARGAKPAIEPHDWEDDLGVVRHAAIHTYGETLHSFISRNGYSGPFLPGYKRAEIKAEGKGILRIDHVVGNVGLGEMNLWADWYSNVLGFKRFISFDDKDISTDYSALMSIVMADESESIKFPINEPAPGRKKSQIDEFLEWYGGPGVQHIALQTRDILSSVTALARDGVEFLRVPDAYYELLPARVGKIDQSMHEIQKLGVLVDRDQDGYLLQIFSKPVEDRPTLFFEIIDRHGCRGFGKGNFRALFEAIEREQAVRGNL
- a CDS encoding DUF1926 domain-containing protein, with product MALRFALALHAHQPVDNFDEVIEEAYRSSYLPFIKAAGEREWLKLNLHFSGFLLDWLAERHPEYIALLRGLVEMGRLEMLGGGYYEPILAAIPAADQQEQIRRLNAALQRHFHVRPQGAWLAERVWEPDLPAVLAQAGMHYVLLDDGHLQQAGLQADGLHGYWLTEAQGATVAVIPSNYFLRQALPFRPEPEGLAFLAAAAERQPESLLTMGDDLEKFGSWPHTAQHVYADGWLQRFLDGLESMQTQVETVRLSGYLETHPARGLVYIPSASYPEMMRWAGSHSWRGFLTKYPEANLLHKTQQDLHRRLTGYRGSAEGAGTARTHLLAAECNDVYWHGWFGGLYSPHLRQVAFAHLLAADREIDKLAPAPALRRLDLLRDGSEIVEMRSPELRVLLAPADGATTLEIDARAADANLVNSLQRRPEAYHEDLRRRAAANPGNLPGAAEAPAAELAGKLRYDACAPNGFRLYRGAEADSAAYRVVRAEPGRVLVQGTDARKWFRLKQATLACAIACGASEKPLALEWIFNLLAPQAADRGILHQDRRLPLDWQGELASGPLTLCDGWRRLHLELQAPAASHWTVEPRYSVSQSEQGFEALYQGSALRAHWPAGTEKIAGQVKIFPCSCHF